The following proteins come from a genomic window of Terriglobia bacterium:
- the yidD gene encoding membrane protein insertion efficiency factor YidD → MSPRSALGAAIRAYKRFVSPLLPPACRFEPTCSEYAADAVELHGIARGSALALARLARCHPWSRGGFDPVPGSRPGGRR, encoded by the coding sequence ATGAGCCCCCGCTCCGCGCTCGGCGCCGCGATTCGCGCCTACAAACGTTTCGTCTCGCCCCTGCTCCCGCCGGCGTGCCGCTTCGAGCCGACCTGCTCGGAGTACGCCGCCGACGCGGTGGAGCTTCACGGCATCGCGCGCGGGAGCGCCTTGGCGCTCGCGCGGCTCGCCCGGTGCCACCCCTGGAGCCGCGGCGGCTTCGACCCGGTCCCGGGGTCGCGGCCCGGCGGCCGTCGCTGA